A stretch of the Rhinoderma darwinii isolate aRhiDar2 chromosome 3, aRhiDar2.hap1, whole genome shotgun sequence genome encodes the following:
- the SAMM50 gene encoding sorting and assembly machinery component 50 homolog: protein MGTVHARSLDPLPMDGPDFGPGSDDNDLVEVEPQKKQEILENKDVVVQRVHFEGLGRTKDDLLMYEIADVFKAKNLIEVMRKAHEAREKLLRMGIFRQVEVLVDTCQDDDALPNGLDVTFEVAELRRLTGSYNTMVGNNEGSMVLGLKLPNLLGRAEKMTFQFSYGTKETSYGLSFFKPQVGNFERNFCFNLYKVTGQFPWSSLRETDRGVSTEINFPLWKTSHTLKWEGVWRELGCLARTASFAIREESGHSLKSSLSHSMMIDSRNSTILPKRGALLKINQELAGYTGGDVSFLKEDFELQINKRLSWDSVLSTSLWGGMLVPIGDKPSSIADRFYLGGPTSVRGFSMYSIGPQSEGDYLGGEAYWAGGLHLYTPLPFRPGRGGFGDLFRTHFFLNAGNLCNLNYGEGPRAHIRRLAESIRWSYGAGIVLRLGNIARLELNYCIPMGVQSGDRICDGVQFGAGIRFL, encoded by the exons ATGGGGACGGTGCACGCTCGG AGTCTGGATCCTCTTCCGATGGATGGTCCGGATTTTGGACCTGGAAGTGACGATAATGATCTGGTGGAAGTGGAGCCGCAGAAGAAGCAGGAAATCCTAGAGAATAAAGAT GTTGTGGTTCAGCGCGTTCACTTTGAAGGTCTGGGAAGGACAAAAGACGATCTTCTCATGTATGAAATTGCTGATGTCTTCAAGGCGAAGAATCTTATTGAG GTGATGAGGAAGGCGCATGAGGCCAGAGAGAAGCTTCTCCGCATGGGAATATTCAGACAAGTAGAAGTTTTAGTTGATACCTGTCAAG ATGACGACGCTCTTCCCAATGGCTTGGATGTCACCTTTGAAGTCGCGGAGTTAAGACGATTAACAGGAAGTTATAACACGATGGTCGGAAACAATGAAGGCAGCATG gtTCTTGGACTTAAATTACCCAACCTTCTTGGTCGTGCTGAAAAAATGACTTTCCAGTTCTCATATGGAACCAAGGAGACGTCTTATGGCCTGTCGTTCTTTAAACCTCAAGTTGGGAACTTTGAAAGGAA TTTCTGCTTCAACCTGTATAAAGTTACCGGGCAGTTCCCCTGGAGCTCGCTGCGAGAGACCGACCGAGGAGTATCCACCGAAATCAAT TTCCCATTATGGAAGACAAGTCACACCTTGAAGTGGGAAGGAGTCTGGAGAGAACTCGGTTGTTTAGCAAGAACCGCATCATTCGCCATTCGGGAGGAAAGTGGGCACTCGCTGAAGTCTTCTCTCTCC CATTCAATGATGATCGATTCCCGCAACTCTACAATCCTGCCAAAGAGGGGTGCCTTACTGAAAATCAACCAG GAGCTGGCTGGATACACCGGAGGAGACGTCAGCTTCTTAAAAGAAGACTTTGAACTACAAATAAACAAGCGGCTGTCATGGGACTCG GTGCTGTCCACGTCTCTCTGGGGCGGGATGCTGGTTCCTATTGGAGATAAGCCGTCCAGCATTGCGGACCG GTTTTATTTGGGAGGACCAACAAGTGTGCGGGGATTCAGCATGTACAGTATCGGACCCCAGAGTGAAG GTGACTATCTTGGTGGTGAGGCATACTGGGCCGGGGGTCTACATCTGTACACCCCGCTACCCTTCCGTCCTGGCCGCGGTGGTTTTGGCGACCTCTTCAGGACACATTTCTTCCTAAATGCTGGAAACCTCTGCAACCTGAACTACG GTGAAGGCCCGAGAGCGCACATTCGCAGGTTGGCCGAGAGTATCCGCTGGTCTTATGGCGCGGGCATCGTGCTTAGACTAGGAAACATTGCCAGACTGGAACTAAATTACTGCATCCCCATGGGTGTCCAGAGTGGAGACAG GATATGCGACGGCGTT